In Marasmius oreades isolate 03SP1 chromosome 1, whole genome shotgun sequence, one DNA window encodes the following:
- a CDS encoding uncharacterized protein (BUSCO:EOG09264OAU) gives MMLEDDDDEYLYGASTKPQTPTQVQPTSSSAASVSHPKPVENTLATNGIVSQLEAAAESQVEAQELLHDRQVSPGTPQQESTPEDGSDADAEGVEESGEEEDEDIEIIIDTERAPRSVDFRPNAQRASQNRNISSSHPTPAKASQPTLTTEYTPMQRGAVGTPSKPLPGAGGSSSTIAASSSNLSVPASFITTIPDSSEDVPAVDPSTLPPAIAPPSHPKIDPNETGMLDGRSIFEVDIGAMSEKPWRRAGSDISDWFNYGFDEISWEAYCYRRREMGDVAGIMKVNVLNFSGMQEDQLAALPPEVRQMVMTGTSAMMNQMNQINQAVAGAGGGGMGVDMGMNPGMMNPGVMMDMGMMNPMAGMGMNGDMGNMGMGQMGMTMDGQPQGVPGGGMGGGMGGGMGGGMPGNSTPEQGGMGMMQEGGFSGAMGMGMEFGMQDNQMYPGMEQGQPPAGPAAGNVVQVSGPGARPGGATPQPFSGRGRGVTPVPVGGRGRVTPFPARGRGRGMYGPGEGAPVAPVRPASPLPPNVPTGPRNQNKYKDRDGNAPAVDGLDYGGDRDRDSREKDYRDRDRGEKTRTPSREPEDRSSRKRRSSPSLDDGRGSKRR, from the exons ATGATGTT agaggacgacgacgacgaatatCTTTACGGAGCCTCCACTAAACCACAGACTCCAACGCAAGTTCAACCAACATCGAGTAGCGCTG CCTCAGTCTCTCACCC AAAACCCGTTGAGAACACTCTCGCCACCAACGGAATCGTCTCTCAATTGGAAGCTGCAGCAGAAAGCCAGGTTGAAGCTCAAGAACTTCTGCATGACCGGCAAGTATCTCCTGGCACGCCACAGCAGGAGTCAACACCGGAAGATGGGTCAGATGCAGATGCAGAAGGAGTAGAGGAAagcggagaagaagaggatgaagat ATTGAAATTATCATTGATACTGAACGGGCTCCACGTTCAGTGGACTTTCG TCCCAATGCCCAACGTGCCTCCCAAAACCGAAACATAAGCTCCTCGCATCCTACACCAGCAAAAG CATCTCAACCGACGCTCACGACCGAATACACACCCATGCAGAGGGGTGCGGTTGGAACGCCCTCTAAACCTCTGCCTGGCGCTGGCGGATCATCCTCGACTATCGCAGCTTCATCATCAAATCTTTCTGTGCCCGCCTCTTTCATAACGACAATACCGGATTCTTCTGAGGATGTTCCGGCAGTCGATCCATCAACCTTACCCCCCGCAATAGCTCCACCTTCGCATCCCAAAATTGACCCCAATGAAACCGGTATGTTGGACGGTCGTTCCATATTCGAGGTCGACATTGGAGCTATGTCTGAAAAGCCCTGGCGGCGGGCCGGTTCCGATATCAGTGACTGGTTCAACTATGGGTTCGATGAGATTAGTTGGGAGGCTTATTGTTACAGGAGAAGAGAGATGGGAGACGTTGCTGGAATAATGAAAGTGAACGTCCTG AATTTCTCTGGAATGCAAGAGGACCAGTTAGCGGCTCTACCGCCCGAAGTTCGACAGATGGTTATGACGGGGACATCTGCTATGATGAACCAAATGAACCAGATTAACCAGGCTGTGGCGGGTGCTGGGGGCGGTGGAATGGGTGTAG ATATGGGAATGAATCCAGGGATGATGAATCCGGGAGTCATGATGGATATGGGGATGATGAACCCAATGGCCGGCATGGGTATGAATGGCGACATGGGGAACATGGGTATGGGTCAAATGGGCATGACGATGGACGGGCAACCCCAGGGTGTCCCCGGCGGTGGTATGGGCGGTGGTATGGGCGGCGGTATGGGTGGCGGTATGCCGGGAAACAGTACGCCTGAGCAGGGAGGTATGGGTATGATGCAAGAAGGTGGGTTCTCGGGTGcaatgggaatgggaatggaGTTTGGAATGCAG GACAATCAGATGTACCCTGGGATGGAACAAGGTCAACCACCCGCTGGGCCCGCAGCAGGGAATGTTGTTCAAGTCTCGGGGCCTGGTGCGCGGCCAGGGGGAGCAACACCACAACCGttttctggaagaggaagaggcgtTACACCGGTTCCGGTGGGTGGGCGTGGACGAGTGACACCATTCCCAGCAAGAGGCAGAGGCAGAGGAATGTATGGTCCTGGCGAGGGTG CCCCCGTTGCACCAGTACGACCCGCCTCGCCACTCCCTCCAAATGTACCCACTGGTCCGCGTAATCAAAACAAATACAAGGACCGAGACGGAAATGCGCCTGCTGTAGATGGTCTGGATTATGGCGGTGATCGGGATCGAGATAGCAGAGAAAAAGACTACAGAGACAGAGATCGAGGAGAAAAGACGAGAACACCTAGTCGAGAGCCAGAAGATAGATCCAGTCG AAAACGTCGAAGCTCACCTAGCCTGGATGACGGTCGTGGTTCCAAGCGACGATGA
- a CDS encoding uncharacterized protein (BUSCO:EOG09263W48): MAKGRGKPGKSLKVALQSQQSRFIAKERAAHAAEVAQAKEDRARGKKRKLDHQNPTPAKPKAGKDGEKGKSKAVEEIPKRPTIPFLPTDTILLVGEGNFSFARALVSCQSPLSSSSTPSSPSSSNASHDQHLSLVLLAQLPPNNVTATAYDTEEECYAKYPEASDVVKDLRSKGVEVVFGVDAAKLEVLAKRKGKGKGKELRKWDKVVWNFPHAGKGITDQDRNILSNQLLILGFLRSAAKVLKEGPVPDITSSTGKKRKRRDDDEDEDSDEEDLTHLPSAGSRGTVLITLRNVPPYTLWDVPKLAKNPPPPKQGSTPPNPKYTLLRSFAFYRGLWKGYEHRMTKGERVHGAGRTGEGGEDRTWEFCLKDTDEK; the protein is encoded by the exons ATGGCtaaaggaagaggaaaacCAGGAAAGTCTCTGAAGGTGGCCTTACAGTCACAGCAATCTCGTTTTATAGCCAAAGAACGTGCGGCCCATGCAGCAGAGGTTGCCCAAGCAAAAGAAGACCGAGCTCGAGGAAAGAAACGTAAACTAGACCACCAGAATCCGACACCAGCCAAACCTAAAGCGGGGAAGGACGGTGAAAAGGGCAAATCCAAAGCAGTAGAAGAAATCCCGAAACGTCCAACCATTCCTTTTCTGCCGACAGATACGATCCTTCTGGTTGGTGAAGGAAACTTTTCCTTTGCCCGTGCCCTGGTTTCATGCCAATCACCATTATCATCTTCGTCGACGCCTTCTTCTCCGTCGTCCTCAAACGCTTCCCATGACCAACATCtatctcttgttcttttAGCCCAGTTACCACCGAACAATGTTACAGCTACCGCTTATGACACTGAAGAAGAATGCTACGCGAAATATCCGGAGGCGTCAGACGTTGTAAAAGACCTTCGTTCGAAGGGCGTCGAGGTCGTTTTTGGAGTTGATGCTGCAAAACTCGAAGTATTGGCgaagaggaaagggaaagggaaaggaaaagagctGAGGAAGTGGGATAAAGTTGTTTGGAATTTCCCTCACGCTG GGAAAGGCATCACAGAtcaggatagaaatatcctcTCTAATCAATTACTCATTCTTGGTTTTTTGAGATCTGCAGCCAAGGTACTAAAGGAGGGACCTGTGCCCGATATCACATCGTCAACGGGCAAAAAGAGAAAACGAAGGGAtgatgacgaggacgaggactcTGACGAAGAGGATCTGACTCATTTACCATCCGCAGGCTCGAGGGGAACGGTCCTAATAACACTACGAAACGTCCCTCCCTACACCTTGTG GGACGTTCCAAAGCTTGCAAAGAATCCACCGCCCCCAAAGCAAGGTAGTACACCGCCAAACCCGAAATACACGCTCTTGCGTTCGTTTGCTTTCTATCGTGGATTATGGAAAGGATATGAGCACCGGATGACGAAAGGGGAGAGAGTACACGGTGCGGGTAGAACAGGCGAAGGCGGAGAGGATAGAACATGGGAGTTTTGTCTGAAGGATACAGATGAAAAGTGA